The following proteins come from a genomic window of uncultured Fibrobacter sp.:
- a CDS encoding carboxypeptidase-like regulatory domain-containing protein: MFFATACSVSDSTDSEYSKWTFSGTVIDSENGQGLNKAEITYQDSDGDIRSALTDSDGNFYIKDLPYGTLNFTFNYTKIKGKDTLHYAPKIINIGSSGESSRMEGVVAGTALIVRLSPLSATLSGEFYITEDATEKRIPVDNTKLLLIHQDTAYVNLAPKSFESQTDSLGKFTFKGLPADTGLILTIEAFTYNGMRYTATDIELPRLKTKTTTDLGRIYLTRDTLITPDPKIKSSNVLDKNLKGLENVSQLEVPYYVLNEKISSKNLSVTVTADTSELFVEARINKDTLFLDHNTAFPPAAQITVKIVAYGKSSNERIEINLDGNSAFKTGRGIYAVTSNTWPSNEQFKASFGTQDTIWVKFSKKLAKNTDRIQWKYTSGVDCTIYANGYYANANSWINKDTLFVQMLEDILIERDRGDSVGMNITIYAEDGTYMDAFTLRTELVVPKTATSDDEED, translated from the coding sequence GAAATCACCTATCAAGATTCAGACGGGGACATCCGGAGCGCGCTTACGGATTCAGACGGGAACTTCTACATCAAGGACCTCCCTTACGGGACATTGAACTTCACGTTCAACTATACTAAAATCAAGGGGAAAGACACTTTACACTACGCCCCGAAAATCATTAACATCGGATCATCGGGAGAATCCTCTCGTATGGAAGGGGTTGTCGCCGGAACAGCCCTGATTGTACGCCTAAGTCCTTTAAGCGCAACACTTTCGGGCGAATTCTATATTACCGAAGATGCAACAGAAAAAAGAATTCCCGTAGACAATACAAAATTACTCTTAATCCACCAAGACACAGCCTATGTGAACTTGGCCCCCAAGAGTTTTGAATCCCAAACTGATTCACTTGGGAAATTTACGTTTAAGGGACTACCCGCAGACACGGGCCTTATTCTGACCATAGAGGCTTTTACCTACAACGGGATGCGCTACACAGCCACAGATATTGAACTTCCCCGGCTAAAAACCAAGACAACGACCGATTTGGGACGCATCTACCTGACTCGCGACACCCTAATTACTCCTGATCCAAAGATTAAATCATCGAATGTTCTAGACAAAAACCTGAAAGGACTTGAAAACGTATCCCAGTTGGAAGTCCCCTACTACGTTTTAAATGAAAAAATCAGCTCTAAGAACCTCTCTGTGACAGTCACCGCCGATACAAGCGAATTGTTTGTTGAAGCCAGAATCAACAAGGACACCTTGTTCCTGGACCACAATACCGCCTTCCCCCCTGCCGCCCAAATTACGGTAAAAATTGTCGCCTACGGCAAGAGCTCCAACGAACGTATCGAAATCAACCTCGACGGTAATTCAGCTTTTAAGACTGGGCGCGGCATATATGCAGTCACAAGTAACACATGGCCCAGCAACGAGCAATTCAAGGCATCTTTCGGAACCCAAGACACAATCTGGGTGAAATTCTCAAAAAAATTAGCCAAAAACACCGACCGAATCCAATGGAAATACACTAGCGGTGTTGATTGCACTATCTATGCGAACGGATATTATGCGAACGCCAATTCGTGGATCAACAAAGACACTCTGTTTGTTCAGATGCTAGAAGACATTCTTATCGAAAGGGACCGTGGCGACTCCGTGGGAATGAACATTACCATCTACGCCGAAGATGGAACCTATATGGACGCATTCACCCTCCGTACAGAACTTGTTGTGCCGAAAACCGCCACCAGCGACGACGAAGAAGACTAA